The Terriglobus sp. TAA 43 sequence TTGGTTTCAACCCGGCAGGCATCTCCGTCACGAGCAACGTGAATAACAACACGCCGAGCTCCATCAACGGAACCGATTGCACCGATAGCAGCTGCTCGTCGTATGTCTACGTCATTGACCAGGACGCCAACACGACGAACAACCTGCTGGCATTCCGCCGTACGCTCAGCAGCGGCGTGATCACTGCCATCGGCCAGACGACCATCGCTCCTGGAACGGGTACCTCCACCGGTTACAACTCCGGCGTTCTGGCATCCGGTATCGCAGCTGTTCCGCTCGGCAACCGTCTGTACATCACGGATAAGAGCGCGAACCAGATCATCGGGTACACGATTCCGTCGAGCGGCATCCCGCAGGCTATCCTGACCGGCCCGTTCGCGACACAGTCGCAGCCAGTGGGCCTCACGATTGATCCTCGCGGCCAGTTCCTCTACACCGCGAACTACAACTCCAACACCGTGGGCGCTTACGCGATCGCAAGCAACACCGGTGCTCTGTCCTCCACCAGCACCGGCGCACAGTCCACCGGTGGCGTGGGACCGACATGCGTGACGATTGAAAACGCGCTGGGCATCTACCTGTACACGTCGAACTTCCTGGATAACACCGTTGGTGGCCTGCAGTTGAAGCCCGCAACCGGTGAACTGGTGAAGATCCGCAACACGCCGTTCCCGGCATCGTCGGGCCCGTCGTGCGCAGCGGCTGTCGCCAACGGAACGCACTCGACACAGTTGGTCACACAGTAACCATCAAGTCAGAACAGACGAAAGGGATGCGATCAACTCGCATCCCTTTCGCTTTTGCGCTTCAATTCCCTTCCCTGAAGAGCTCGTTCGAATCTATTTAGCAGGTGGGTTTGCGTCGAGGTCGATCTGGTGGAGTATGCCGCCCACACCATCGAGGCTCGGATACCACTTGGGGTCGCGTCCTTCCGGCGTCATATCAAACATCGTCCACAGCGTGTCAGGATCCGGTGCACCACGCGGGTCCTGTTCCGGGTCGTTCATCTCCATGCTCATTTCAGGAGCCCAGAAGTGAAAGATACGGCCATCGCGACGAGCAAAAACGTTCATGCCGGGTACGTCGGCATCCTCAGGTGAAACGTAGGTGCGCGTGAAGGCACCATCGGAATCGGAATACAGCTTCAGGTACTTCCAGCCACGTTCTTTCTTCCAGTCCTCAAGCCGTTCGATGGGCGAACGTGCGAACACCGCAAGAGAAGCCTTCTGCATGAAGTTGCGTGCCGCGGCTTCCCATGAACTGAGCATGGACGTGCACATGGGGCAGGGACGTTTCCGTTGCGGCCCGAACATGTAGCTATAAACCAGCAGCGTGTCCTTGTCGCCGAAGAGGTCGGAGAATTTCACCGGACCATTGGGGCCAACGAGTGTGTAGTCCTCGGGGATTTCACCTCCCATCGGCAGGGCGCGGCGCTTCTCTGCTACGGCTGCAATGTGGCGCCGCAGTTCAATCTCTTCAGCCAGAAGTTTGTTGCGAGCCTGGCGGTAGGTGGACGATTCGTTCGGGTGATTTGCCTTGTTCTTTGCTGCAAGTTCGGTAGCTGGAGTCAACGACATGGGGTG is a genomic window containing:
- a CDS encoding beta-propeller fold lactonase family protein, translated to MQRMKFNQISRFGAASVLSLAACLGLTACSRDYTVGFLYVTSSKASTTTNQNGVLNEFGIDYQTGSLIRLASSGQDTGGRNPVALAITSNQKTVFVVNKDDSNIVNFAIGTDGKLYAQKTVTVAGSFPTALAISGDSKFLYVTFTYQPGYTTANPGPGGVEVFPLSTDTSTGTVSLGTPLSNGGLNYFPLGFNPAGISVTSNVNNNTPSSINGTDCTDSSCSSYVYVIDQDANTTNNLLAFRRTLSSGVITAIGQTTIAPGTGTSTGYNSGVLASGIAAVPLGNRLYITDKSANQIIGYTIPSSGIPQAILTGPFATQSQPVGLTIDPRGQFLYTANYNSNTVGAYAIASNTGALSSTSTGAQSTGGVGPTCVTIENALGIYLYTSNFLDNTVGGLQLKPATGELVKIRNTPFPASSGPSCAAAVANGTHSTQLVTQ
- a CDS encoding DUF899 family protein; its protein translation is MSLTPATELAAKNKANHPNESSTYRQARNKLLAEEIELRRHIAAVAEKRRALPMGGEIPEDYTLVGPNGPVKFSDLFGDKDTLLVYSYMFGPQRKRPCPMCTSMLSSWEAAARNFMQKASLAVFARSPIERLEDWKKERGWKYLKLYSDSDGAFTRTYVSPEDADVPGMNVFARRDGRIFHFWAPEMSMEMNDPEQDPRGAPDPDTLWTMFDMTPEGRDPKWYPSLDGVGGILHQIDLDANPPAK